The following coding sequences are from one Methanohalophilus halophilus window:
- the cobZ gene encoding alpha-ribazole phosphatase CobZ, which produces MKLSDVESRNTKGEQPEEADTGYTYDIMDILKEEGITEEVLVEASMGLYTPHPGIETREKAEALFIRELRLALSDPNLCMLIYSGILLEREGRNGTLPNISRDSYERDLTFLIADEVLGMSISKYISGDKGMFEFVRFDKQKPGILAELGPFMDDVIGGLIGGVSANMYTRGMAEIDNSKKEDDEKPGGGVIAG; this is translated from the coding sequence ATGAAACTATCTGATGTAGAATCCAGGAATACAAAAGGAGAACAGCCCGAAGAAGCTGATACCGGTTATACTTATGATATTATGGATATCCTGAAGGAAGAGGGTATTACTGAAGAGGTACTTGTGGAGGCTTCAATGGGACTTTACACACCTCATCCGGGAATCGAGACTCGCGAAAAGGCAGAAGCCCTTTTTATAAGGGAGCTTCGTCTTGCGCTTTCCGATCCCAATCTTTGCATGCTGATCTATTCCGGTATCCTGCTTGAAAGAGAGGGTCGCAATGGGACACTGCCCAACATAAGTCGTGATTCCTATGAAAGGGACCTGACCTTCCTGATAGCCGATGAGGTACTGGGGATGAGCATTTCCAAATATATCAGTGGTGACAAGGGCATGTTTGAGTTTGTCAGGTTCGACAAACAAAAACCGGGTATACTTGCAGAACTCGGTCCTTTCATGGATGATGTCATCGGTGGACTTATCGGAGGAGTTTCTGCCAATATGTATACCAGGGGAATGGCAGAGATTGACAACTCTAAAAAAGAAGATGATGAAAAACCCGGCGGTGGTGTGATAGCCGGATGA
- a CDS encoding aminotransferase class I/II-fold pyridoxal phosphate-dependent enzyme, whose protein sequence is MSGNGLWKKDAESIRKPLEDGHKIALEKGISETAIIDFSSTSNPLGSPFDRPDCNLCLEDIFSRVESMYSQFPDNEYSELRTSAAKYFGNNISGDNIVPALGVEDLIRMVFSSVIETGDTVLLNRSQNPANEKHCIISGGEVNYVFEEDLKNISSVLLSKAKIFLLTNPDNLSGQLYSKTDLISLMQRCNDHSTLLVVDESLLDLTDVSATLVDEVPSVTNLLVIRFLKDTFSLPAAGIACGITGVDFATILNRVRNCCNIGPMDEAVAMSLLDMPSDIANGYLTASRQFVRENRRYLMERLGKVRRFKTHESNTSFVLVDISAASLDSVELTHRLAEKGLLVRDCSDFYSMDRNFIRVSVRPKEDTDRLVEAIGTVVVDSARDSAMENLNQILDEEPVRPLGANRACPYYPCHFKGQDCTFCFCPFYPCKDERTGGRWICRSSGGKVWSCEKCGLVHRKQNVQNLLDVLKGEGEIEGKLKKAWDEVMEPLL, encoded by the coding sequence GTGTCTGGTAATGGATTATGGAAAAAGGATGCTGAATCAATCAGGAAACCTTTAGAAGATGGGCACAAAATTGCTCTGGAAAAAGGTATTAGTGAAACAGCTATAATTGACTTTAGTTCAACATCCAATCCTCTGGGCAGTCCCTTTGATCGCCCTGATTGCAACCTCTGTCTGGAGGACATTTTTTCCCGGGTGGAATCCATGTATTCCCAATTCCCTGATAATGAATATTCAGAATTAAGGACCAGTGCTGCCAAATATTTTGGAAATAATATTTCTGGAGATAATATTGTTCCTGCTCTGGGAGTTGAAGATTTAATACGTATGGTATTTTCCTCGGTAATTGAAACAGGGGATACCGTTCTTCTGAACAGGTCTCAGAATCCGGCCAATGAAAAACATTGTATAATCAGTGGTGGGGAAGTGAACTATGTTTTTGAAGAAGATTTAAAAAATATATCTTCAGTTTTGCTTAGCAAGGCAAAAATATTCCTGCTCACCAATCCGGACAATCTTTCCGGCCAGCTTTACTCAAAAACGGATTTAATTTCCCTTATGCAACGCTGTAATGACCATTCTACTCTGCTGGTGGTCGATGAAAGTCTGTTAGACTTAACAGATGTATCTGCTACTTTGGTGGATGAAGTTCCTTCTGTTACCAATCTTTTAGTGATACGTTTCCTGAAAGACACTTTTTCACTTCCCGCAGCAGGAATTGCTTGCGGTATTACTGGTGTGGATTTTGCAACGATTCTGAACAGGGTTCGCAACTGCTGTAATATAGGGCCAATGGATGAAGCAGTCGCGATGTCCTTGTTAGATATGCCTTCTGATATTGCTAATGGTTATCTAACTGCTTCAAGGCAATTTGTCCGGGAAAATCGCCGCTACCTTATGGAACGCCTGGGCAAGGTGCGCAGGTTCAAAACGCATGAAAGTAACACATCTTTTGTCCTTGTTGATATAAGTGCTGCAAGTCTGGATTCGGTTGAATTGACTCACAGGCTCGCTGAAAAGGGTCTTCTTGTAAGGGATTGTTCCGACTTTTATTCCATGGACCGTAATTTTATCAGGGTCTCGGTGAGGCCGAAAGAGGATACTGATAGGCTTGTGGAAGCTATAGGGACAGTTGTAGTTGACAGTGCACGGGATAGTGCCATGGAGAATCTTAACCAAATACTGGATGAAGAACCTGTCAGGCCCCTTGGTGCGAACAGGGCTTGTCCCTATTATCCCTGCCATTTCAAAGGTCAGGATTGCACTTTCTGCTTCTGCCCCTTTTATCCCTGCAAGGATGAGCGCACAGGAGGCAGATGGATATGTCGCTCAAGCGGAGGCAAGGTGTGGAGTTGTGAAAAATGTGGCCTGGTTCACCGAAAACAAAATGTCCAGAATCTCCTTGATGTCCTCAAAGGTGAAGGGGAAATTGAAGGCAAACTCAAAAAGGCCTGGGATGAGGTAATGGAGCCTCTATTATGA
- a CDS encoding tRNA (adenine-N1)-methyltransferase, with the protein MKENETVLLRTRHKDKFREYLTTVSGKQFHCEFGIVETAELLSIKPGGTIVSHMGQQFSVIRPRAPDMFRLAKRTGAPIMPKDVGQIISHAGINSSDRILEAGTGSGVLAIYLGSVAKEVISYEIREDFVKNARTNLSMAGLSNVEVRCGDIVDVMRQGSDFFDVIVLDIKDSAESVKYACSSLLAGGFLVVYSPFIEQAKAAYLEAVEAGFYSVHTLECLERELSVSERGTRPAPARVGHTGYLTFARK; encoded by the coding sequence TTTTACGCACCCGTCATAAAGACAAATTCCGGGAATACCTGACCACAGTCTCGGGTAAACAGTTCCACTGCGAATTTGGTATTGTTGAAACGGCCGAGTTGCTGAGTATAAAACCCGGTGGTACCATTGTGTCCCATATGGGTCAGCAATTCTCTGTCATCAGGCCCCGGGCCCCGGATATGTTCAGGCTTGCAAAACGCACCGGGGCACCTATCATGCCCAAGGATGTGGGCCAGATTATTTCCCATGCAGGTATAAATTCTTCTGACAGGATCCTCGAAGCCGGTACAGGAAGCGGTGTGCTTGCCATTTATCTGGGTTCTGTAGCAAAGGAAGTGATCAGCTATGAGATACGTGAGGATTTTGTGAAGAACGCCCGGACCAATTTGTCCATGGCCGGCCTTTCCAATGTGGAAGTCCGCTGCGGGGATATTGTGGATGTGATGAGACAGGGCAGTGATTTTTTCGATGTTATAGTACTTGACATTAAAGATTCGGCAGAATCTGTCAAATATGCCTGTTCTAGCCTGCTTGCCGGAGGTTTCCTTGTTGTTTATTCACCTTTCATTGAACAGGCAAAAGCCGCATACCTGGAAGCCGTGGAAGCAGGATTTTACAGTGTACATACCCTTGAATGCCTGGAAAGGGAGCTATCTGTATCCGAAAGAGGCACAAGGCCCGCACCTGCAAGAGTAGGCCACACCGGTTATCTGACCTTTGCCAGAAAATGA
- a CDS encoding RAD55 family ATPase — MEETTIPERVSTGIKGLDEMLKGGYFKGTANVVSGKSGTGKTIFGSQFIYEGAKNGEKVMCIITSEESKSIVREMKASFDWDFKKLEDDGLLSFVDITDPGLRLQKSVEIAPSELIKSFKKLIESKIDDVQPQRVFIDSIEALFLAIDSNYKLRTLIDDVFGVLRSRDVTSVISVGKMFGLDEMVEYGADSVIKLERVRVGNNLQRTIFVMKLRGSSTINEVRVLNISDNGMSVLAQSPYLE; from the coding sequence ATGGAGGAGACGACAATTCCTGAAAGGGTTAGTACTGGTATTAAGGGACTGGATGAGATGCTCAAGGGCGGGTACTTTAAAGGTACTGCAAACGTTGTTTCCGGGAAATCAGGTACCGGTAAAACAATTTTTGGATCCCAGTTCATTTATGAAGGGGCAAAGAACGGGGAAAAGGTGATGTGTATAATCACATCGGAAGAATCCAAATCCATTGTTCGGGAAATGAAAGCATCCTTTGACTGGGATTTCAAGAAACTTGAGGATGATGGTTTACTTTCTTTTGTCGATATAACCGATCCGGGGCTTCGTCTCCAGAAAAGTGTGGAGATCGCACCCTCAGAGCTTATCAAGAGTTTCAAAAAGCTAATTGAAAGCAAAATAGATGATGTGCAGCCTCAGAGGGTATTCATTGATTCAATTGAAGCCCTTTTCCTTGCTATAGATTCAAATTACAAACTGAGAACCCTGATAGATGATGTGTTTGGTGTCCTGCGCAGCCGCGATGTAACTTCTGTGATTTCAGTTGGCAAGATGTTTGGTCTTGATGAGATGGTGGAATATGGTGCGGATTCAGTTATCAAACTGGAACGTGTCAGGGTAGGTAATAATCTCCAGCGTACCATCTTTGTTATGAAACTGAGGGGCTCGAGCACAATCAATGAGGTGCGTGTGCTCAATATTTCGGATAATGGGATGTCGGTGCTTGCCCAGTCTCCGTATCTGGAGTGA
- the cobS gene encoding adenosylcobinamide-GDP ribazoletransferase produces MSGFLLAVRTGFGFLSTIPVGITMEGLDELVKRSYLFVFTGIILGLLIGIFTGIVEYVFPANISAALVIVFIYYLTGLNHLDGLSDFGDGCTAHGSLEKKIKALKDMSLGIGGVAYCVIGLILLYASISSLQQQVYMTGTISSLPQWTILPLSLLVAEVGAKQGMLTIAAFGKSIHEGLGSMVIDTTHGGKYLAGLVMGGIVSVLGLGIIGLIGFVAAILGAFGVLNVSNRHFGGVNGDCIGTANEIARLTSLIAITLVLFAINAGYGGLSWMLL; encoded by the coding sequence ATGAGCGGATTTCTACTCGCAGTCAGGACGGGTTTTGGTTTCTTATCGACAATTCCCGTGGGAATTACCATGGAAGGCCTTGATGAACTGGTAAAAAGAAGTTACCTGTTTGTCTTTACGGGTATTATACTGGGTCTTTTGATTGGCATATTTACAGGAATTGTGGAATATGTGTTCCCCGCAAATATTTCCGCAGCCCTGGTTATTGTTTTTATTTACTATCTAACAGGTCTCAATCACCTGGACGGGCTTTCTGATTTTGGTGACGGTTGTACGGCTCACGGCTCTCTTGAAAAGAAGATCAAGGCCCTTAAGGATATGTCTCTGGGTATAGGAGGGGTGGCATATTGTGTCATAGGCCTGATTTTGCTCTATGCCAGTATTTCCTCTCTTCAGCAGCAGGTATACATGACCGGAACAATCTCATCGCTACCACAGTGGACAATTTTGCCCCTGTCCCTGCTTGTGGCAGAGGTCGGTGCCAAACAGGGTATGCTCACAATAGCAGCTTTTGGCAAATCGATCCATGAAGGCCTGGGTTCCATGGTGATCGACACAACGCACGGCGGTAAATATCTGGCTGGCCTGGTAATGGGTGGTATTGTATCTGTTCTTGGGTTGGGTATAATTGGCCTGATAGGTTTTGTGGCAGCCATATTGGGGGCTTTCGGAGTTCTCAATGTTTCCAACAGGCATTTTGGTGGTGTCAACGGGGATTGTATAGGTACCGCCAATGAAATTGCCAGGCTTACTTCTTTGATTGCCATTACCCTGGTGCTATTTGCCATCAATGCAGGATACGGAGGGCTTTCATGGATGCTTTTATAA
- a CDS encoding cobalamin biosynthesis protein yields the protein MMDFIFTGYMHMIYVLLFAVLIDLAVGEPPARLHPVVWIGTLIGIFKRHIPSSGRKAYGVFMALSCIFFASLIAYIVLLVSSQSLVPELVGIVIEAYFLKSTFAIRRLLFAGEEVASSLEVGALEEARRQLSMYVSRDTSKLSGSHVSSAAIETVSENYVDSILSPLLYYSVAGPFGLIAAYAFKAVSTLDSMVGYRDEAHREVGFFSAKLDDVLNWIPARISLFFIWIAALFLNILPKTMSFDPSGACSCSTNDCKLPDSPNSGYPMAAVAGAVGVKLEKPGVYVLGQGLASPGAESIKRANRLVEGAALISIACFSLVIYVLSNFIWKFT from the coding sequence ATGATGGATTTTATTTTTACCGGTTATATGCATATGATTTATGTGCTTTTATTCGCTGTGTTAATTGATCTTGCAGTAGGGGAGCCACCGGCTCGCCTGCACCCGGTTGTTTGGATCGGGACACTGATTGGTATTTTCAAAAGGCACATTCCTTCATCGGGAAGAAAAGCCTATGGTGTCTTCATGGCTCTTTCATGCATTTTTTTTGCATCCCTTATTGCCTATATTGTACTTTTAGTGTCGAGTCAATCCCTGGTGCCCGAACTTGTGGGTATAGTTATTGAAGCCTATTTCCTCAAAAGTACTTTTGCTATCCGCAGATTATTATTTGCCGGAGAAGAAGTTGCATCATCTCTGGAAGTGGGCGCCCTGGAAGAGGCCAGGAGACAACTTTCTATGTATGTAAGCAGGGATACCTCAAAACTTAGTGGCTCCCATGTATCTTCTGCTGCCATAGAAACCGTGTCCGAGAATTATGTAGATTCTATTCTCTCTCCCCTGCTCTATTATTCGGTAGCAGGCCCCTTCGGTCTGATAGCAGCTTATGCCTTTAAAGCTGTAAGTACCCTTGATTCCATGGTTGGCTACCGGGACGAGGCACACAGGGAAGTTGGGTTCTTCTCGGCAAAACTGGATGATGTACTTAATTGGATTCCTGCCCGGATCTCCCTGTTTTTCATCTGGATAGCTGCACTTTTCCTGAACATTCTGCCAAAAACGATGTCTTTTGATCCTTCAGGTGCATGCTCCTGCTCAACTAATGATTGCAAGTTGCCGGATTCTCCAAATTCAGGATATCCCATGGCAGCAGTGGCCGGGGCTGTAGGTGTCAAACTGGAAAAACCAGGAGTCTATGTACTGGGGCAGGGACTTGCATCCCCGGGTGCGGAATCTATTAAAAGGGCAAACCGGCTTGTAGAAGGAGCAGCTCTTATATCTATAGCGTGTTTTTCGCTTGTAATTTATGTTTTGTCAAACTTTATATGGAAATTTACATAA
- a CDS encoding NTP transferase domain-containing protein produces MDAFIMAGGQGLRLGMGEKPCVDLLGKPMICYVVDALEESESIGDVYVTVSPFTPHTEKVVQNCYGGNVKTIDTAGDNYVGDMVYAVEQAKVAEPLMVIMSDLPLITAGLLDSIVEEYYRCGKPSMSVFIPLSLCKKVGLRPDTVFNWSGNLIVPTGINILDGSKIREEQEYYNYLLEDPEVALNVNTAEDLQRCTDILEKRQNK; encoded by the coding sequence ATGGATGCTTTTATAATGGCTGGTGGACAGGGTTTGCGCCTGGGTATGGGTGAGAAACCCTGTGTAGATCTTCTGGGTAAGCCCATGATATGTTATGTTGTGGATGCCCTGGAGGAGTCAGAGAGTATTGGTGATGTTTATGTGACAGTGTCCCCTTTTACCCCTCATACCGAAAAAGTTGTACAGAATTGTTATGGGGGCAATGTTAAAACCATTGATACTGCCGGTGATAATTATGTTGGTGACATGGTTTATGCTGTGGAGCAGGCTAAAGTTGCAGAGCCCCTGATGGTAATTATGTCCGATCTCCCCCTGATAACAGCCGGTCTTCTCGATTCCATTGTGGAGGAATACTACAGGTGTGGAAAACCTTCAATGTCGGTATTTATACCCCTTTCCCTGTGTAAAAAAGTGGGTTTGCGTCCGGATACCGTTTTCAACTGGAGTGGAAACCTCATAGTCCCCACTGGAATAAATATCCTTGACGGAAGCAAAATCCGGGAGGAACAGGAATATTATAATTATCTTCTGGAAGATCCGGAAGTAGCCCTGAATGTCAATACTGCAGAGGACCTGCAGCGCTGCACTGATATTCTGGAAAAAAGACAGAATAAATAA